A genomic region of Mycobacterium sp. Aquia_213 contains the following coding sequences:
- a CDS encoding DUF3046 domain-containing protein, producing MRLTEFNERVVLRFGAAYGASVLVDHVLPGFEGRTAAQAIEDGAEPRDVWRALCVDFDVPREQW from the coding sequence GTGCGGCTGACGGAGTTCAACGAGCGGGTGGTGCTGCGGTTTGGCGCGGCGTACGGCGCATCGGTGCTGGTAGATCACGTGCTGCCGGGTTTCGAGGGCCGGACCGCCGCCCAGGCGATCGAGGACGGCGCCGAACCCCGCGACGTCTGGCGGGCGTTGTGCGTCGACTTCGACGTGCCCCGCGAGCAGTGGTGA
- a CDS encoding (2Fe-2S)-binding protein: protein MDISGELAEISSYKGFFALTVGGAGTGWHPVRQDYADGFAGLIDTTAKRYNTTDVRIGASLVHLGHATRLWSPVLACALAHGVVPDLKDLERADDGAQLRLPEPAGEPVEHISAELLYRLVVQHHMQPFAAGLQVKLAPALLAGNISSALVGASRALLMARPDLRARIVESTESLLETGVLSGSGAITGSHLGFKRDSCCLFYRLPGRSVCGDCVFREAPRSSRR from the coding sequence ATGGATATCTCCGGCGAGCTTGCCGAAATATCTTCCTACAAAGGGTTTTTCGCGCTGACCGTGGGCGGCGCGGGGACAGGTTGGCACCCGGTCCGCCAGGACTACGCCGACGGCTTCGCCGGTTTGATCGACACCACCGCGAAGCGCTACAACACGACGGACGTACGGATCGGCGCCTCGCTGGTCCACCTCGGCCACGCCACCCGGCTGTGGTCACCGGTGCTGGCCTGCGCGTTGGCCCACGGCGTCGTCCCGGACCTCAAAGACCTGGAACGCGCCGACGACGGCGCGCAGTTGCGCCTGCCCGAGCCCGCCGGAGAGCCGGTCGAGCACATCTCGGCGGAATTGTTGTATCGCCTTGTGGTGCAACACCATATGCAGCCGTTCGCGGCCGGCCTGCAGGTCAAACTGGCGCCCGCACTGCTGGCGGGCAACATTTCGTCCGCGCTCGTCGGCGCATCGCGCGCACTGCTCATGGCCCGGCCCGACCTGCGCGCGCGGATCGTCGAGAGCACCGAGTCGCTGCTGGAAACCGGCGTGCTGTCGGGATCCGGCGCGATCACCGGCTCACATCTGGGCTTCAAGCGCGACAGCTGCTGCCTGTTCTATCGCCTGCCCGGGCGATCCGTCTGCGGTGACTGCGTGTTTCGCGAGGCACCACGGTCCAGCAGGCGTTGA